The Leptospira selangorensis genome segment TAGGATTTTTTTGTATAGCATCCATCACAGCACCTTTGCGATCAATATGTGAATAATCAGCAAAGAAAAGCAAGGTACTTTATGAGATCCTTTTTACGGTGAGAACATTATAGATGTATTTAAACACCCGTCGGCTGGAGGCCGAAATATATCTTCGTTCTTTTATGCGGAAAGATTACTCCATTAGGTATCGAAAAACTACTGATCTTTGATTCTATTTTACATACAAGAGAGTTAATTATAGTCTATACATTCAGCCCTAAGTCTCAGACATACGATCTTTATTTTTTTGAATGTAGATGAAAAGTTATTAGAACTAAATTTAATTTAGTCGCCTGCTTTCTGATTGCATCGCACTTCTTTCTTCATAATTTGACTCAATGAATAAATTCACAATAATCCTTCTTTCCGCGTTATTCGCTATCATTCAATGTGCTGGCCTCACCGTGAAAGATCCAAAATATATTTCAAACTCTCCAAAAAGTAGCGATGCAGAATTAAAAATAGAATTAGCTGATTTCGGATTCTACAGAAAGGTAAATGACGACTGGTGGGGAGAAGATTTTTACATCGCGGAGTTCCGCGTAGAAAATCTTTCTGAAAAGTACAAGTTTTATCAAGTTTGCGATCACAAATTAGGGCCGAGAAATTTAGAATATACGCTGAATGAATGGACCGGTGTAATAAGAGAAATGTATAAAACATCTCCAGATAAGTTCGACACTGCTGGGTTTTTCAAAGGATTTCCTGAAATGAAATTGGTTTTGGAAATATCTGACGAGCAACTAGCGCCAACGGCTATATATTCCGGCAAATTTGTATTTCCACCCCTTTCCAAAACTAACAAAAAAATATATGGCGCCGCTATGGTTGGTTGTAATTTCGGAGTTCCAATGTCCCGAGATACGGATAGTGGAAAAACTTCTTCAGGATGGATTTCACCGAAAGGCTCGAATACTTTTAAGGTAATTTTCTCCGTTCCTGCTGGCGCAAGATTTTTACGTTTGGAACAGCAGAATGTGTTTACTACTGACCTTAATCCAGTCGTAAAACCTTAATGAACTCGATAGCCTAAAATCAGATTCATAAATTAGATCCTCTAATTTATGAATCACGTTAAGGGACAGATAAGTATACCATCACGCCCCCATACTCTCAATAAAGAGATTAACTATTTGGAGTTGTTAGAAAAGAAACTTTCTCTATCTCGGTATGGTCGGGCCCTACGGACTACGCGTCCTGCGTATCCCTGGGAGAAATAGTTTACAATTTTTGTATGTACAGGAAATTTTAAAATATGTCGGATTCATTATCCTTTCTTGAAATTGCGGAAAAGGCTCTTGCAGAAACCAGAGAGCCAATGACGGTCACTGAGATTTGGAATTTTGCCCAAAAGAAAAAATTAAAAACAAATTCAGTCGGAAAGACTCCTTTGAATTCCTTATCTTCAGCTATTTACGTAGATATTAAAAATAATCCCAGAACTATTCTCAAACAGATAAGCAAGGGACCATCAAGATTTGCATTAACTGAATGGGGGGAATTTTTTTCCGACCAAACATTCAAACTACAGTCCATTCACTTAGAGGATGATAATACACCGCAGAAAGAGAGGGAATTACATCCAAATCTTGCCGCATTCGTTTATTCCAATCTCCAATTCAAGGCATACGTAAAAACAATTTATCATGAAGTTTCACTAAAGGCCAAAAGAGGGGCAAATCGTTGGCTGCACCCTGATATTGTGGGGGTTCGATTTGCCTTCGAAGAATATGAACCCGAAACATTAGCATTACAAAAGCTAATGGGAGCCGCGGATTGTATATTATATTCTTTTGAAATGAAAGTAAACTTGCATTTCGGAAATCTGAGAGAGGCATATTTTCAAGCTGTTTCAAACTCTTCTTGGGCAAACGAGGGTTACCTTGTAGCTGCATACATTGAAGAGGAATCCGACTTTTGGGACGAGCTAAACAGATTAAATAATGCATTTGGGATCGGAGTTATTCTGTTAGATTTAGAAAATCCAGAAAACGGCCAGATAATCGTTGCGGCAAGACCTAAAGCTGAACTCGACATTGGCACAGTAGATAGATTAGCTTATAGTAATAAGAACTTTAAGGAATTTATAAGAAATATCGCGGAAGATATTAAGGTCGGAAAAGTAAAGAGCGAGTATGATAAAAGGAATTAAATAAAAAGCGAATCAAAGTTTACCGATTTCTTTTAAAATTCTCAGCCTGTTCGTAAATTTCCTTATATACTTCGTCATGATCGACAGGGGGATACCCATGATCTCCCAATAATACAATAAGATCCGCCTTCAGCTCAGCCTTAATATCTCCTCTCTTGTTCCAGTCTATGTATTTAGATTTGTCATCCACTAATTCTTTAACAGCTTTTGCCAACGGAATAAGTTTTTCATCCGGATAGACAAAATCATATTTAAGAGTAAGACTTTTTAAAATATCGTAAAATGATTTCTGTTCTATATTGAATCCTAATTCAAAACCAGAATTTTGCTCGCTTCTCAATGCATGCATTAAGTCAAGAATTTCAATTGTGAAATCCTCCAAGACTGTACTTACAAGAACGTCTTCCTCTTTACGTTCATTGTAACGATGAACTAAAACTTCAAATCGTTTCGTAAAGTCGATCCCTGTAACCTTATTTATTTTTTTAAATTCCTCTATCCCTCTTGCAAGAAGTTGTAAGAGTAATTTAATCTTCGTATTCGGTAGTTTGATTTTTTCAATTTTAGCGAGATATTTATCATCGAATAATTCGATTACGGATGCAGATCCCTCACCCAATTTAAAAATTTCTTCCACCCCGTCAGACTTAAGAGCTTCTTCAATCAGTTTCCGAACCTTTGCATTCATCTGCGATGTATCAGGAGCCGGTCCTTTTGTTAATTTATAGATAATGGAGCGGACCGCCAAATAGAAATGGACCGTATCTCTCTCCTGACCAGTTAAAATCTCCGAGGCGCTACAAATATCGTACGCTGCTTTTAGCCGTTTGACGATTTCTATGAATCGTTTTTCAAGTTTATCGAAGGTTTGAACAAATTCAGCAGAACGATTCAGACATTCCAATTGTTGCAAAGGAGTTCCATTAAAATAAGCACTTGTATCAAATGAATGAAATATCCTTTGTAGGAGGTCCAACTGGTCACGGACAATGACTATCGACTGACGTATCTCCTCGATATTCTCCTGATCCGCCTTATTATACAAAGCAAGCGCTAGATTCAGTTGGCTTTTGATCCCGATATAATCTACTACCAATCCCTTTTTCTTTCCCTCGAATTTACGATTCACTCTGGAAATCGTTTGAATAAGATTATGCCTTTGCACAGGTTTATCTATATAAATCGTATCCAATTCCGGGACATCAAATCCTGTGAGCCACATATCGACCACAATGGCGATCTTAAAATTAGATTTCGGATTTTTGAATTGTTGATCTAAATCTTTTCGGTATTCTTTACTTCCTAAAAGGTCGTATAATATTTTCGGATCATCTTTCCCCCGAGTCATGACCATTTTGATCCGCTCTAGAGGTTTGATTTTCTTTTTTTCTTCTTCCGCAATTTCCAAACCTGGTTCACAAGGTAACGACTCATTCCACTGGGGACGAAGTAAGACCACCTCTTTCCAAAATTCATAAGCAATCTCTCTTTTGCTCGAAACAAAGATCGCTTTTCCTTTAATTGAAGACTTTTCCTCCATTCTTCTTTCATAATATTCAACGAAATCTGAGGCAAGTGCGCGAAGGCGGTCCGGGTCTCCGAGGATCACGGACATATTCGCAGAAGCTTTCTTACTCTCCTCGATTTGGTATTCACTGGAGCCCTCTTCCGCACATTGCGCGTAGTAGTCTTCGATATCCTTTAGTTTAGAATTATCTAACACAACCTTTGCGGCCCTTCCCTCGTAAACGATTGGGACAGTGATTTTATCTTTTACTGATTCAGTCATCGTGTAGGAATCAACAATCTCTCCAAAAACATCGAGAGTAGAATCAATAGGAGTGCCGGTAAAACCTACATAAGTCGCATTAGGTAAGGAATCATGTAAATACTTGGCAAATCCGTAAGTACGCTTTATGCCATCAGGACCAATTTTTATCTTTTGATCTAGATTAATTTGGCTCCGATGAGCTTCGTCAGAAATACAGATAATATTTGTTCTATCGCTTAGGAGTTCAGTAGCCTCTGTAAATTTTTGGATTGTAGTCAAAAAAACTCCACCGCTACTTCTGCCTTGCAATAATTGCTGAAGCCCAGATCTGGTTTCCACACTGAGAACGTGATTGTCTCCGATATACTTTTTGGCAGCTGTAAATTGTTGGGAAAGCTGATCGTCCAAGTCTGTACGATCCGTAATGAGAATAATAGTTGGACTTTCTAACTCGACTTCCTTCATGAGAAGCCGGGTCAAGAAGAGCATTGTAAAACTTTTTCCACAACCGGTGGCCCCGAAATAAGTCCCACCTTTTCCATCCCCTTTCGGCTTGATATGTTTCAGAATATTCTTATATAGTTTTCTTGCTGCATAATACTGAGGATACCTACATACGATCTTTTCCTGCTTATGAGAAGTATCCGGAAAATAAACGAAATGATGGAGAACATCCAAAAGCCTTTCCTTTTGAAACAAGCCTTGCACCATGCTATGCAAGGAATCAAATCCGGAAGCCTCCACAGATTCGTTCCCTGTAATCTTGCGCCAGGTGTAGAAGAATTCGTAAGGAGCAAACATAGATCCAATACGAGAATCCACCCCGTTACTGATTACACAAAGCATATTATATTTCATTAACTCGGGTATGCCGCGAGTATAACGAATAGTTAATTGTTTAAATGCATCGTCGAGTCCCGCATTTTCTCGGATTGCACTTTTGAATTCGAAAACAATTAAAGGTAAACCGTTAATATAAAGAATTGCATCCGGAATTCTTCTTTCGGATCCAAGAATTTCTAATTGATTAACTACTCGAAACCGATTCTTTTCCGGATTTTCAAAATCAATCAGATCAAGATGAAAATCCTGCTCCTCTTGAGATTCTCGCTTCAAAGCAAAACCACTCGTAATCCAAGTATGAAGTGTCTTATTCGATTCGTATAAATCCGCAGTAGAAACAGCTTCTAACTTTCGAATGATAGAATCCAATTCTGATTCTGAAACTTTTTGTTCTGAATAACGATCTATCAGAAATTCCTTCAAATCCGATATAATGAGCACTGATTCTAAAGAACGATCCAAGGATTCTCCCTTGGAATGGGGATATCCCTGTTCCGCTAGTAAGGCAATGATTGCCGCCTCCAATCGTTCTTCCGGGAAATGGTTCATGGCTTTTCCTGGGAGAGTTTTGTGATGGATTCTAATTGTTTTATGGAATCCTCCGCACCTTTATATTCTAATGTTTCCCTTCTAAGTTTGGAGAATGTTTCATATTCTCGAAATGCCTTTTCGTCTGCTTCGTCTTTGGAGATAGTTCCCGCATTGGGAAGAACGTTTCGCTCATTGAATCGAAGGAAATCGTCAAGCTTGTCCTTCCAATCTTTCTGGAAAATCTGCTTTCTTCTGTTAGCTTGGTCTTCTGCATAGTCCAACCACATGACTACAATCCGATTCATTTCTGAAATCTCCGATTCCAGAAGATAATTCTTCGAGGTAGTAACATCTGATTTACGAACCACTTCTCCTTTCCAAACTGTGAGTCCCATATTAGCTTTGCTTGCATCAGCTCGTTTGGAAATCAATTCTGCAGCTGTCATCCCAGTAACCGCAAAGAGAAGTTTGTTTTGGACAGTACTGAAAAAAAGCTGTGTCTCATGTTGGTTTAGTTCGTAGTCTGCAGCTAAAGCAAAAATTTCTAGGACCCGAAGATACATTCTTCGTTCGCTAGCGCGAATATCCCGGATTCTCTCAAGTAACTCGTCGAAATAATCGGGTAGCGTAGGAAGTCCGGAGACTGAGGGGTGTTTTAGGCGTTCATCGTCCATAATGAACCCTTTTACCAGATATTCCCTTAATCGGGAAATGGCCCATTTACGGAACTGGGTTCCCCGAAGGGAACGAACCCTGAACCCAACAGCCAAAATGGCATCCAAGTTATAATATTGAACCTCATACTTTTTTCCATCGGGGGCAGTTGTCCGGAAATTCCGGACAACTGAATTCAGATCCAATTCCCCCTCTTCAAATAAATTCTGCAAATGCTCGCTGATTGTTTGTTTGGAGCGATCGTACAAACTGGCCATTAGTCCTTGCGACAACCAAATCGATTCCTCCACGAACCGACATTCTATCTTGGCCCGTCCATCCTCCGTCGTGTACAGTAGGATTTCGCCTATCGATTGTTCGTCGGGAGAGAAATTCATAGGACTCCAGCAACCAACTTTTCTGCATCGGGAACCTGGAGTTGCCCTGAGAGGAGTTTTGGGAGGAGGGTGTCGCGGAGGGAGGATAAAGTCATATTTTGCTCGATTAGGAATTCTCGATTCTTAACGAACGATCGTAATTGTTTTTCAGCAACGAGTGCTATCTCTTTCTTAAAAATAAATCTTAAATGAGGGATATTGAAAACATTCAAAGCATTAAGTATTGTCCCGACATCTGTTTTTTTTGATATTTCTTGTTTCATAACTTTACTATTTAATAAAGTTATCAAGAATCCAGGAAAATCATTCCCCTCTTGAAGGCGAATCGCTGTGATATTCCTACCCAATGCAGCTTTTAAATTTCGAGGAACGATGGCAACTGCGCCCACTCTTCCAACGTTGGTTATGACACAATCGTTTTCAGCCAACTCGATTCTTGAAATCCATTTAGAATAATCAGAATTGCTGATAAGATATTTATCAGTGATATCTATCAAACCATCTTCGCGTATATTATTAAGTTGCAGTAAAATTTTATTTGAGGCTTCAAAAACTCGATCAGGTTTCTTAGCATGCAAACAATCTATCACTTCGCAAATTTTCCCAATTGTATTCACATCCCAACCTTCCGGAATCCAACCCATATCCTTATGCTGGACGAACTTGTTTGGAAATAGTCTCTGGATCTCTTCGGGAAGAGGTTTCCGAGCTGAGCCTAAATTGGCTCTGGCTTGAGCTCTCGCCTGAAGTGCTTCCGGAATGGGATTTCCCGAATCCAATGCGTTATCGATAACCGGATCAAAATCCACAAACCAACTTTGGAAGAGGGCTTGGGACATGGCTTCTAAGGTTTGGTTCATTTTGCGGTTGAGTTCGATTTTGTCGTCGAGGGTTTTTAGAATATGCCCAATCGACCATTGCTTATTAGCAGAAGGAAAAACAATGGAAAGATGCCCAATCATTTCATTGTTTAAGCTCGCTCGCGTTGACATTGTGGAAAAGCTATACATCTTGCTTCGGAACAATGGGCTACGGAAATAATACGCAACGTATTCAGGAATGAGAAAATTTGGATCTTTAGGTCTCAATCTTTTGGTAAAACCATTAAAGGTAGCATTTGGAAAATCGTTAAGAGCAACGCTACTCATTCCAAGCTCATTCATAGTCTCACTTGTTCGCGTTAAAAAAACATCACCTCGTTTAATCGAACATTTAGTTTTGTCTTCTTCATTGGATTCTACAAGCTTCTCTAATCTGCTAGGAACAAAATAATTATCTAGAACATCTTTGAAAGTTAGAAAAGGAAATCCACTTCCAAACGATTCCGCTGATTTTGAAAGACCAGAGGAAATTTCATAAAGATCAATTAATTTCCCTTCCTTCCACTCACTTCCCATAGCCCAGAACCTCCAGGTTTTTTCGGATCTGAGCATCCAGGGCTTTAGATTCTTCCATTTGCTTATAAAGAGTTTGAGTGAGTTCCCTCATTTTATGTTCAAATAAGATTCCATCATCCTCCTCTTCGGGCGTTCCCACATAACGTCCTGGTGTGAGGACAAAATCATTTGCTTTCATTTCTTCTAATGTAGCCGACTTACAAAATCCAGGTTTGTCCTCGTATTTGCCGTCTTTGGATTCTCCTCTCCAGGCATGGTAGGTACGTGCAATTTCGGAGACCTCTTCTGTAGTGAGTTCCTTATGAGTTCGGTCCGTCATGACACCGAGGTTTCGGGCATCGATAAAGAGAGTCTTTCCTCTTCTATCCTTATGATTGCTGTCGGTATGACCTTCTATTTTTAAAGTGCCCTTGTTCTTAGTTAGGAACCAGAGACAAACCGGAATTTGAGTAGTATAAAATAATTGCCCGGGAAGTGCGATCATACAATCGACTAGATCATTTTCGATCATTCTTTGGCGAATCGCTCCTTCTCCCTTGGTATTGGTAGACATGGAACCATTCGCCATTACAAATCCAGCCATTCCATTATCGGAAAGTTTGGAAATCATATGCAAAATCCATGCATAATTTGCGTTACCAGTTGGGGGGACCTCATATCCGGACCAACGAGGATCATCCAAGAGTTCTTTCGGGTTTCTCCAAGCATCCAAGTTAAAAGGAGGATTGGCCATGATAAAATCAGCTTTTAGATCCGGGTGTTGGTCTTTGAAGAATGTGTCGGCGGGAATTTCACCCAAGTTAGTCGAAATCCCTCGAATAGCAAGATTCATCTTAGCGAGTTTATAAGTTGTGGAGGTTTGCTCCTGTCCATAAATGGAGATGTCTTTTTTGTTTCCCTTATGATTCTCAACGAAGGTTACTGATTGCACAAACATCCCGCCGGAACCACAACAAGGATCATAAATTTTCCCTTCGTAAGGTTCGATCATTTCTGCGATAAGATTAACCACACATTTCGGAGTATAAAATTCTCCGCCGCCTTTGCCTTCCGTCGCTGCGAATTTTCCTAAGAAGTATTCGTAGACTCGGCCTACTACATCTTCTTCTTTATCTTTGATCGTATCTATATCATGAATGGAATCGATAAGTGCCGCAAGCTTGCTTGGATCTAATCCGAGACGAGTAAAGTAATTATCAGGTAAGGCTCCTTTTAAGGAAGGATTTGTCTTTTCTACGGTGCGTAGAGCCTTGTCTATCTTAACCGCCAAATCTTTCTGTTTTGCGTTTTTCTGAATAAAAGACCAGCGAGCCTCTTCGGGAAGATAGAAGACGTTCTTCTGCGCATAGAATTCAACTCTCTCTATGTATTTCTCTTTTCCCTCCTGGATGAGTTGCTTGCGCCTTTCCTCGAACTTATCGCTGACGAATTTTAAAAAGATTAAACTAAGTACGACGTGCTTGTATTCGGAGGATTCCACGCTCCCGCGAAGTTTATCTGCAGTATCCCATAGGTTTTGTTCAAAGGATTTCTGTGGCTTGGTTGGGGTAACCTTCTCTTTTTTTACCGAGCTGGACTTCTTAGCTGCTGCTTTTTTTTTGGGGACAATCGCTTTTTGGGGCATAGATCTATAATTTTCCTTAATTTAAAGAGCGATTCTTTGAATTCCAGTGATTTTTCCTGTAGGATATCCTACGTTCGGAACAAAATCAGTCTCTCCATTCGTTTTTTTGAAAGTATTTAGCTTATTTGCAGTCTTGGCTTGATTATATACTTAAAAATCGAGACCAAACAAAAGGATTTTCCATTGAGATAAAATATGCTATCCAAAACCTTCCTCGAGCTTATCACTTTCTTCAAATGCAAAATTTTCCTTCTATAATCGATTTAGTAATTCATATTCTTTCGGAAACCAAAAAGAGCATGAACCATTTAGAAATTCTGGAATATGCAAAGAAGAGAGACTGGATTGTTGTTGGAAATTCGAATCTTTCTCTTAAATCAATTTCGAAGGAAATAAATCACGAGTTAAAAAGAAAAGATGGTCATTCGATTCGACGATTGATTAGCAATTTAGATAAGGTTTCACTTTCTCCATGGGGTAAAGCAGCCTTCAAAGCTATAAAAGGAATCAATAGTTATGCGATGCCACCTCAAAGAGAAGAAAGAGACCTGCATAAAGTTTTTTCAGTTTTTGCAAAAGGAAAATTCGGATGTGATGTAATTACAATCCATCATGAGCGTTCCAAAAAGGAACGTGGCCAGAATCAAAAATGGTCTCATCCCGATATCGTAGGTGCGGTTCAAAGAACGATTAATGCAGAGTTAAAATCCAAAAAGGAACTCTATACGATTTATTCTTTCGAGTTGAAAACAAATTTGAAATTTAACAATGTAACTCAGTCGTTTGCACAGGCATTTCTGAATTCTTCCTGGGCGCATGAAGGCTACTTAGTCTCTCCGAACATAGACAAAGAAGAAAGTTTCTTCCATGAGTTGCAACTTTTACATTCGATCTTTGGGATCGGAATCATAGAATTAATTCGTACTAACCCAGCTAAGAGTAAAATACTTGTGCCGTCAAAGAGAAGGTCTAAACTAAATCATACATTGATTGAGCGCCTTGCTTCTAAAAAT includes the following:
- a CDS encoding HTH domain-containing protein encodes the protein MSDSLSFLEIAEKALAETREPMTVTEIWNFAQKKKLKTNSVGKTPLNSLSSAIYVDIKNNPRTILKQISKGPSRFALTEWGEFFSDQTFKLQSIHLEDDNTPQKERELHPNLAAFVYSNLQFKAYVKTIYHEVSLKAKRGANRWLHPDIVGVRFAFEEYEPETLALQKLMGAADCILYSFEMKVNLHFGNLREAYFQAVSNSSWANEGYLVAAYIEEESDFWDELNRLNNAFGIGVILLDLENPENGQIIVAARPKAELDIGTVDRLAYSNKNFKEFIRNIAEDIKVGKVKSEYDKRN
- a CDS encoding type I restriction endonuclease subunit R; amino-acid sequence: MNHFPEERLEAAIIALLAEQGYPHSKGESLDRSLESVLIISDLKEFLIDRYSEQKVSESELDSIIRKLEAVSTADLYESNKTLHTWITSGFALKRESQEEQDFHLDLIDFENPEKNRFRVVNQLEILGSERRIPDAILYINGLPLIVFEFKSAIRENAGLDDAFKQLTIRYTRGIPELMKYNMLCVISNGVDSRIGSMFAPYEFFYTWRKITGNESVEASGFDSLHSMVQGLFQKERLLDVLHHFVYFPDTSHKQEKIVCRYPQYYAARKLYKNILKHIKPKGDGKGGTYFGATGCGKSFTMLFLTRLLMKEVELESPTIILITDRTDLDDQLSQQFTAAKKYIGDNHVLSVETRSGLQQLLQGRSSGGVFLTTIQKFTEATELLSDRTNIICISDEAHRSQINLDQKIKIGPDGIKRTYGFAKYLHDSLPNATYVGFTGTPIDSTLDVFGEIVDSYTMTESVKDKITVPIVYEGRAAKVVLDNSKLKDIEDYYAQCAEEGSSEYQIEESKKASANMSVILGDPDRLRALASDFVEYYERRMEEKSSIKGKAIFVSSKREIAYEFWKEVVLLRPQWNESLPCEPGLEIAEEEKKKIKPLERIKMVMTRGKDDPKILYDLLGSKEYRKDLDQQFKNPKSNFKIAIVVDMWLTGFDVPELDTIYIDKPVQRHNLIQTISRVNRKFEGKKKGLVVDYIGIKSQLNLALALYNKADQENIEEIRQSIVIVRDQLDLLQRIFHSFDTSAYFNGTPLQQLECLNRSAEFVQTFDKLEKRFIEIVKRLKAAYDICSASEILTGQERDTVHFYLAVRSIIYKLTKGPAPDTSQMNAKVRKLIEEALKSDGVEEIFKLGEGSASVIELFDDKYLAKIEKIKLPNTKIKLLLQLLARGIEEFKKINKVTGIDFTKRFEVLVHRYNERKEEDVLVSTVLEDFTIEILDLMHALRSEQNSGFELGFNIEQKSFYDILKSLTLKYDFVYPDEKLIPLAKAVKELVDDKSKYIDWNKRGDIKAELKADLIVLLGDHGYPPVDHDEVYKEIYEQAENFKRNR
- a CDS encoding virulence RhuM family protein, producing the protein MNFSPDEQSIGEILLYTTEDGRAKIECRFVEESIWLSQGLMASLYDRSKQTISEHLQNLFEEGELDLNSVVRNFRTTAPDGKKYEVQYYNLDAILAVGFRVRSLRGTQFRKWAISRLREYLVKGFIMDDERLKHPSVSGLPTLPDYFDELLERIRDIRASERRMYLRVLEIFALAADYELNQHETQLFFSTVQNKLLFAVTGMTAAELISKRADASKANMGLTVWKGEVVRKSDVTTSKNYLLESEISEMNRIVVMWLDYAEDQANRRKQIFQKDWKDKLDDFLRFNERNVLPNAGTISKDEADEKAFREYETFSKLRRETLEYKGAEDSIKQLESITKLSQEKP
- a CDS encoding restriction endonuclease subunit S — its product is MGSEWKEGKLIDLYEISSGLSKSAESFGSGFPFLTFKDVLDNYFVPSRLEKLVESNEEDKTKCSIKRGDVFLTRTSETMNELGMSSVALNDFPNATFNGFTKRLRPKDPNFLIPEYVAYYFRSPLFRSKMYSFSTMSTRASLNNEMIGHLSIVFPSANKQWSIGHILKTLDDKIELNRKMNQTLEAMSQALFQSWFVDFDPVIDNALDSGNPIPEALQARAQARANLGSARKPLPEEIQRLFPNKFVQHKDMGWIPEGWDVNTIGKICEVIDCLHAKKPDRVFEASNKILLQLNNIREDGLIDITDKYLISNSDYSKWISRIELAENDCVITNVGRVGAVAIVPRNLKAALGRNITAIRLQEGNDFPGFLITLLNSKVMKQEISKKTDVGTILNALNVFNIPHLRFIFKKEIALVAEKQLRSFVKNREFLIEQNMTLSSLRDTLLPKLLSGQLQVPDAEKLVAGVL
- a CDS encoding type I restriction-modification system subunit M, producing MPQKAIVPKKKAAAKKSSSVKKEKVTPTKPQKSFEQNLWDTADKLRGSVESSEYKHVVLSLIFLKFVSDKFEERRKQLIQEGKEKYIERVEFYAQKNVFYLPEEARWSFIQKNAKQKDLAVKIDKALRTVEKTNPSLKGALPDNYFTRLGLDPSKLAALIDSIHDIDTIKDKEEDVVGRVYEYFLGKFAATEGKGGGEFYTPKCVVNLIAEMIEPYEGKIYDPCCGSGGMFVQSVTFVENHKGNKKDISIYGQEQTSTTYKLAKMNLAIRGISTNLGEIPADTFFKDQHPDLKADFIMANPPFNLDAWRNPKELLDDPRWSGYEVPPTGNANYAWILHMISKLSDNGMAGFVMANGSMSTNTKGEGAIRQRMIENDLVDCMIALPGQLFYTTQIPVCLWFLTKNKGTLKIEGHTDSNHKDRRGKTLFIDARNLGVMTDRTHKELTTEEVSEIARTYHAWRGESKDGKYEDKPGFCKSATLEEMKANDFVLTPGRYVGTPEEEDDGILFEHKMRELTQTLYKQMEESKALDAQIRKNLEVLGYGK